Proteins encoded together in one Paracidovorax wautersii window:
- a CDS encoding acetyl/propionyl/methylcrotonyl-CoA carboxylase subunit alpha, which translates to MFTKILIANRGEIACRVIATARKMGIATVAVYSDADKEARHVKLADEAVHIGAAPSRESYLLADKIIAAAKQTGAQAIHPGYGFLSENEAFAQRCEDEGIAFIGPRAHSIAAMGDKIASKKLANEAKVNTIPGYNDAISGPEQAVEIAKGIGYPVMIKASAGGGGKGLRVAFNDKEAFEGFASCQNEARNSFGDDRIFIEKFVQEPRHIEIQVLGDSHGNVIYLNERECSIQRRHQKVIEEAPSPFISDATRKAMGEQAVQLAKAVKYQSAGTVEFVVGKDQDFYFLEMNTRLQVEHPVTECITGLDLVELMIRVAAGEKLPLTQADVKRDGWAIECRINAEDPFRNFLPSTGRLVRFQPPEETMFQGDTARKLGVRVDTGVYEGGEIPMFYDSMIAKLIVHGTDRDDAIHKMRAALNGFVIRGISSNIPFQAALLAHPKFVSGDFNTGFIAENYGKGFAAEDVPHDDPLFLVALAAYMNRRYRARASGISGQLAGHEVKVGEQFVVVVMGHEGQNAHHAVSVTDFKDPSGSSIVTVGGKSYQISSAATLGQIRVQGQCNGAGFTAQVERGTPKNPLALRIAHNGTQIDAMVLSPRGAQLHQLMPYKAPPDLSKFLLSPMPGLLVQVAVQPGQTVQAGEKLAVIEAMKMENALFAAQDGVVGKIVASQGASLAVDEVIIEFQ; encoded by the coding sequence ATGTTCACCAAGATTTTGATCGCCAACCGCGGTGAGATTGCCTGCCGCGTCATCGCCACCGCCCGCAAGATGGGCATCGCCACCGTGGCCGTCTATTCCGACGCGGACAAGGAGGCGCGCCATGTCAAGCTGGCCGACGAGGCCGTGCACATCGGCGCGGCGCCCTCGCGCGAGTCGTACCTGCTGGCCGACAAGATCATTGCCGCAGCGAAGCAAACCGGCGCGCAGGCCATCCATCCCGGCTACGGTTTCCTGTCAGAGAACGAAGCCTTCGCCCAGCGCTGCGAGGACGAGGGCATCGCCTTCATCGGCCCCAGGGCGCATTCCATCGCGGCCATGGGCGACAAGATCGCCTCCAAGAAGCTGGCCAACGAAGCGAAGGTCAACACCATCCCCGGCTACAACGATGCCATCAGCGGCCCGGAGCAGGCGGTGGAGATCGCCAAGGGCATCGGCTACCCGGTGATGATCAAGGCGTCGGCCGGCGGCGGCGGCAAGGGCCTGCGCGTAGCATTCAACGACAAGGAGGCCTTCGAGGGCTTCGCCAGCTGCCAGAACGAGGCGCGCAACAGCTTCGGCGACGACCGCATCTTCATCGAGAAGTTCGTGCAGGAGCCGCGCCACATCGAGATCCAGGTGCTGGGCGACAGCCACGGCAACGTCATCTACCTGAACGAGCGCGAGTGCTCCATCCAGCGCCGCCACCAGAAGGTGATCGAAGAGGCGCCGTCGCCCTTCATCAGCGACGCCACGCGCAAGGCCATGGGCGAGCAGGCCGTGCAACTGGCTAAGGCGGTCAAGTACCAGTCGGCCGGCACGGTGGAGTTCGTGGTCGGCAAGGACCAGGACTTCTACTTCTTGGAGATGAACACGCGCCTGCAGGTGGAGCACCCGGTGACGGAATGCATCACCGGGCTCGACCTGGTGGAGCTGATGATCCGCGTGGCTGCGGGCGAAAAGCTGCCGCTCACGCAGGCCGATGTGAAGCGCGACGGCTGGGCCATCGAGTGCCGCATCAACGCCGAAGACCCGTTCCGCAACTTCCTGCCATCCACCGGCCGGCTGGTGCGCTTCCAGCCACCGGAGGAAACCATGTTCCAGGGCGACACGGCCAGGAAGCTGGGCGTGCGCGTGGACACGGGCGTGTACGAGGGCGGCGAGATCCCGATGTTCTACGACTCGATGATCGCCAAGCTCATCGTGCACGGCACGGACCGCGACGACGCCATCCACAAGATGCGCGCCGCGCTCAACGGCTTCGTGATTCGCGGCATCAGCAGCAACATCCCGTTCCAGGCGGCGCTGCTGGCGCACCCGAAGTTCGTCTCGGGCGACTTCAACACCGGCTTCATCGCCGAGAACTACGGCAAGGGTTTCGCGGCAGAAGACGTGCCGCACGACGACCCGCTGTTCCTGGTGGCCTTGGCGGCCTACATGAACCGGCGCTACCGCGCACGGGCGTCTGGCATCAGTGGCCAACTGGCCGGCCATGAGGTGAAGGTGGGCGAGCAGTTCGTCGTGGTGGTGATGGGACATGAAGGCCAGAACGCGCACCACGCGGTGTCGGTGACGGACTTCAAGGACCCGTCAGGCTCCAGCATCGTCACGGTGGGGGGCAAGAGCTACCAGATCAGCAGCGCCGCCACCCTGGGCCAGATCCGCGTCCAAGGGCAGTGCAATGGAGCTGGGTTCACGGCGCAGGTCGAGCGCGGCACGCCCAAGAACCCGCTGGCGCTGCGCATCGCACACAACGGCACGCAGATCGACGCCATGGTGCTCTCGCCCCGGGGGGCGCAACTGCACCAGCTGATGCCCTACAAGGCGCCGCCGGATCTCTCCAAGTTCCTGCTGTCACCCATGCCCGGCCTGTTGGTGCAGGTCGCGGTGCAGCCGGGCCAGACGGTGCAGGCCGGCGAGAAGCTCGCCGTGATCGAGGCGATGAAGATGGAGAACGCCCTCTTTGCCGCA